A genomic stretch from Sphingomonas faeni includes:
- a CDS encoding DcaP family trimeric outer membrane transporter gives MAFKTRLALTALLAGTALVPSMAQAQTAREIELETRLKMLEAAVQDLRGELNAARATSAPAPIASAPTSASPMTTNPMTASSMSAAPESPGRSPGATNVAQARPVAANSAPTDGFRVGNTTVKLGGFVRLNVIASRYNDGEAAVGGLGKEFFLPQQIPVGGGFSSQDLLLSARQTRLLFSTATPMNGTDIKTLVEFDFALATAPVGAQRATNPYTPTFRRGFIEYGNLLVGQEWSTFQNIAVLPETTDFVGPLDGTVFNRQALVRYSIPLRAGLTLQIAAENPETETALPANAALVDTDDDRLPDVVARVNWKPTFGDFALAGIARELRTDTLGSGDTAFGWGVSGSGKIPIGKRHDLRFMATYGQGIGRYLGLGYVPDAIYGGTATQLERIDNFAGFAALRIGWTDAIHSTVMGSYQSANYPAGVIVTGLANAKSYGGAANLFWSPGKGFDIGMEYRHAVRELVSGDTGALDRLEFAFKYGF, from the coding sequence ATGGCATTCAAGACGAGGCTGGCCTTGACCGCGTTGCTTGCGGGAACTGCGCTGGTACCGAGTATGGCGCAGGCGCAGACGGCACGCGAGATCGAGCTCGAGACACGACTGAAGATGCTCGAAGCAGCGGTACAGGATTTGCGCGGCGAGTTGAACGCGGCACGCGCGACGTCTGCGCCTGCGCCGATTGCCTCTGCTCCGACGAGCGCGTCTCCCATGACCACCAATCCCATGACCGCGTCTTCGATGAGCGCGGCACCCGAGTCGCCCGGCAGATCGCCCGGCGCGACCAATGTCGCCCAGGCTAGGCCTGTCGCAGCAAACTCGGCACCGACCGACGGTTTTCGCGTCGGTAACACCACGGTCAAGCTGGGCGGCTTCGTTCGCCTCAACGTCATTGCCAGCCGCTATAACGATGGCGAGGCCGCGGTCGGGGGGCTGGGTAAGGAGTTCTTTCTACCGCAGCAGATTCCGGTCGGCGGCGGGTTCTCGAGCCAGGATCTGCTCCTCTCCGCCCGCCAGACCCGCCTGTTGTTCAGCACCGCGACCCCGATGAACGGTACCGACATCAAGACGCTCGTGGAGTTCGATTTCGCGCTCGCGACGGCGCCGGTTGGGGCGCAGCGTGCGACCAATCCCTACACGCCCACCTTCCGCCGTGGCTTCATCGAATATGGCAATCTTTTGGTCGGGCAGGAATGGTCGACCTTCCAGAACATCGCAGTGCTGCCGGAGACGACCGATTTCGTCGGACCGCTGGACGGCACGGTGTTCAATCGTCAAGCCTTGGTCCGTTACTCGATACCCTTGCGGGCCGGGCTGACGTTGCAGATCGCGGCCGAGAACCCCGAAACGGAAACCGCGCTGCCGGCCAACGCGGCACTGGTCGACACGGACGACGATCGCCTGCCCGATGTGGTGGCACGGGTGAACTGGAAGCCGACATTCGGCGATTTCGCGCTGGCCGGCATCGCGCGCGAACTGCGTACCGATACGCTGGGCAGCGGCGACACCGCCTTCGGCTGGGGTGTTTCCGGGTCGGGCAAGATTCCGATCGGCAAGCGTCACGACCTCCGCTTCATGGCGACCTATGGGCAAGGCATCGGCCGGTACCTGGGTTTGGGATACGTCCCCGACGCGATCTACGGCGGCACCGCGACCCAGCTCGAGCGGATCGACAATTTCGCGGGTTTCGCGGCGCTGCGGATCGGCTGGACCGATGCGATCCACTCGACGGTGATGGGCAGCTACCAGTCGGCCAATTATCCGGCCGGAGTGATCGTCACCGGGCTGGCCAACGCCAAGTCCTATGGCGGCGCCGCCAATCTGTTCTGGTCGCCGGGCAAGGGCTTCGACATCGGCATGGAGTACCGCCACGCCGTCCGTGAGCTCGTCTCGGGTGACACCGGCGCGCTCGACCGCCTCGAATTCGCATTCAAATACGGGTTCTGA